One Filimonas effusa genomic window carries:
- the mraY gene encoding phospho-N-acetylmuramoyl-pentapeptide-transferase translates to MLYYLFTWLKQQFNLSGAGVFQFITFRAAMAILLSLFIATVYGKRIINMLKRKQIGETVRDLGLAGEQQKKGTPTMGGLIILLAILIPTLLFADLNKVYIRLMVLCTVWLGVIGFLDDYFKLKARKQAQQRGEKYKKSDSDGLAGLTKIIGQVGLGIIIGATLYFNDSVVVERELVNGTVATAGIQPGDKKLNEVTRVIDGEQRRFARVKTPITTIPFVKNHEFNYSKLVTWMGDWAEQYTWVIYILIVTFIVTAVSNGANITDGLDGLAAGVSAIIGAAIGVFAYVSGNYKFAEYLNVMYIPNLSELSIFMGAFVGACIGFLWYNAYPAQVFMGDTGSLALGGIIASLAIIVRKELLIPIFCGVFLIELLSVMIQVSYFKYTKRKYGEGRRVFLMSPLHHHYQKKGFHESKIAVRFWIVTVLCVVLSIITLKIR, encoded by the coding sequence ATGTTATACTATTTATTTACATGGCTGAAACAGCAATTTAACCTGAGTGGGGCTGGAGTTTTCCAGTTCATCACGTTCAGGGCGGCAATGGCAATACTGTTATCGCTGTTTATTGCAACAGTTTACGGCAAGCGGATCATCAATATGCTCAAAAGAAAGCAGATAGGTGAAACCGTTCGTGACCTGGGGCTGGCCGGAGAACAGCAGAAAAAAGGTACGCCTACCATGGGGGGGCTCATCATTCTGCTTGCGATCCTGATACCTACGCTGTTATTCGCCGACCTCAATAAGGTATACATAAGGCTGATGGTTTTGTGTACGGTTTGGCTGGGTGTGATTGGTTTCCTTGATGATTATTTCAAACTCAAAGCCCGCAAACAGGCGCAGCAACGCGGTGAAAAATATAAGAAAAGCGACAGCGACGGGTTAGCGGGTCTTACCAAGATCATTGGGCAGGTAGGTTTGGGTATTATCATCGGCGCCACGCTTTATTTCAATGATTCGGTAGTTGTAGAGCGTGAACTGGTGAATGGTACAGTTGCCACCGCCGGCATTCAACCGGGCGATAAAAAGCTGAATGAAGTGACAAGGGTGATAGATGGAGAACAGCGGCGGTTTGCAAGGGTAAAAACACCTATTACAACCATTCCCTTTGTTAAGAACCATGAATTCAATTATAGCAAGCTGGTGACCTGGATGGGTGACTGGGCAGAACAATATACCTGGGTTATTTACATCCTCATTGTCACCTTTATTGTTACGGCCGTTTCCAATGGTGCGAATATAACGGATGGACTCGATGGGCTGGCTGCCGGGGTGAGCGCCATAATAGGTGCAGCCATCGGTGTGTTCGCTTATGTGAGCGGTAACTACAAATTTGCTGAATACCTGAACGTAATGTACATCCCCAACCTCTCGGAACTATCCATTTTTATGGGAGCGTTTGTGGGGGCTTGTATCGGCTTCCTCTGGTATAATGCGTATCCGGCCCAGGTATTTATGGGCGACACAGGTAGTCTTGCTTTGGGAGGCATCATAGCATCACTGGCTATTATTGTGAGAAAGGAATTACTGATCCCCATTTTCTGTGGTGTATTCCTGATTGAATTGCTGAGTGTGATGATACAGGTGAGTTATTTCAAATATACCAAACGGAAATATGGAGAGGGGCGGCGCGTCTTTTTGATGAGTCCGTTGCATCATCACTACCAGAAAAAGGGCTTTCATGAGAGTAAGATCGCTGTTCGCTTCTGGATTGTAACCGTATTGTGTGTGGTGTTATCCATCATTACTTTAAAAATCCGATAA
- the murD gene encoding UDP-N-acetylmuramoyl-L-alanine--D-glutamate ligase — translation MAKKLVILGGGESGVGAAILGKQQGYEVFVSDAGAIKEQYKSDLQVHQVAFEEKQHTEARILAADEVMKSPGIPDKNPLVKKIRAAGIPVISEIELAYRFKGNSKIIAITGSNGKSTTTSLIWHICRHAGWDCALVGNIGYSFARQVAEAPKELYVAEISSFQLDDIKTFRPDIAVLLNITEDHLDRYDYKFENYIASKFRIIENQVAGDSFIYCADDEVIVNYLKNITPITNPLPFSMKQEIKKGGNIKGDQMMIRVQEERVSMSIYDFALKGKHNQYNTMAAGIAAATIGIRKEKIREAVKTFESLEHRMEYVATVRGVEFINDSKATNVNSTWYALESIEKPTILILGGVDKGNDYTLIEDLVKEKVKAIICMGTDNSKILEAFSAIVPKMVEVESAEEAVQSAFSLAAKGDVVLLSPACASFDLFKNYEDRGDQFKQAVKDL, via the coding sequence ATGGCTAAGAAACTGGTGATATTAGGCGGCGGAGAAAGTGGTGTAGGCGCAGCGATCCTGGGCAAACAGCAGGGTTATGAAGTTTTTGTAAGTGATGCCGGTGCCATAAAAGAACAATACAAAAGCGACCTGCAGGTGCACCAGGTCGCGTTTGAAGAAAAGCAGCATACCGAAGCGCGTATACTTGCAGCAGATGAAGTGATGAAAAGCCCGGGCATCCCTGATAAGAACCCGTTGGTGAAGAAAATAAGAGCGGCAGGCATACCGGTGATCAGTGAAATAGAACTGGCTTACAGGTTTAAAGGTAACAGCAAGATCATTGCCATTACCGGCAGTAACGGTAAAAGTACTACCACTTCGCTTATCTGGCATATCTGCCGGCATGCGGGATGGGATTGCGCCCTTGTTGGAAATATAGGCTATTCATTTGCAAGGCAGGTGGCTGAAGCGCCTAAAGAGCTGTACGTTGCCGAAATAAGTTCTTTCCAGCTGGATGATATTAAAACATTCAGGCCCGATATAGCGGTGTTGCTCAATATAACGGAAGACCACCTGGACAGGTATGATTACAAATTTGAAAATTATATCGCCAGCAAGTTCAGGATTATTGAGAACCAGGTAGCAGGTGATTCTTTTATTTATTGTGCCGACGATGAAGTGATCGTCAACTATCTAAAAAACATTACCCCCATAACTAACCCATTGCCATTTTCTATGAAACAGGAAATTAAAAAAGGCGGAAACATTAAAGGCGATCAAATGATGATACGCGTACAGGAAGAAAGAGTTAGCATGAGCATCTATGATTTTGCTCTTAAAGGCAAACACAACCAGTATAACACAATGGCAGCAGGAATCGCAGCGGCAACGATCGGTATCCGCAAGGAAAAGATCAGGGAAGCCGTTAAAACTTTTGAGAGCCTGGAACATAGAATGGAGTATGTGGCAACCGTGCGCGGGGTTGAGTTCATTAACGATAGCAAGGCTACCAATGTAAACAGCACCTGGTATGCTTTGGAAAGCATCGAGAAGCCTACTATCCTCATTCTTGGTGGCGTTGACAAGGGCAATGATTACACCCTCATCGAAGACCTCGTAAAGGAAAAGGTGAAAGCGATCATTTGCATGGGTACCGACAACTCCAAGATCCTGGAAGCGTTTTCTGCTATTGTGCCTAAAATGGTGGAGGTAGAAAGTGCGGAAGAAGCGGTACAGTCTGCTTTCTCCCTGGCGGCAAAAGGCGACGTGGTATTACTGAGCCCTGCTTGTGCCAGCTTTGATTTATTCAAGAACTATGAAGATCGTGGCGACCAGTTCAAACAGGCCGTCAAAGATCTCTGA
- a CDS encoding FtsW/RodA/SpoVE family cell cycle protein produces the protein MTETTDKLFSQFASVEDAKGNLMSKTRGDKFIWGIVILLALISLLVVYSATGSLAYKMYKGNTEVYLFKQLSFIILGILLIYFLHRVNYTVYSRVATILFMISVPLLIYTLFFGAKINDGSRWIKLPVINMTIQTSDLAKLALFMYLSRQLSKKQEVIKDFRKGFLPLITPVAITCILIMPANLSNALLTGAISLLLLFIGRVSVKHILLVVGLAAIPIALLIGVAVSTYDGGAREGVRPTVKTATVETGGVLIRFKTWVKRVQDFIYAKDEEVPYQVQQAKMAIANGGVVFGLGPGNSRQRNYLPQAYNDFIYSIIIEEYGLLGGAFIVFIYLLFLFRCIRIFRRCPYAFGAFLALGLSFTLVIQALANMAVNVNIVPVTGVTLPLVSMGGSSFLFTCAAIGIILSVARNLEQMEGKEEPLPVTADTAAKTAVVTA, from the coding sequence ATGACAGAAACCACAGATAAATTATTCAGCCAGTTTGCCTCTGTTGAAGATGCGAAGGGCAACCTCATGAGTAAAACCAGGGGGGATAAATTTATCTGGGGTATCGTTATACTGCTGGCGCTTATTTCACTGCTCGTGGTTTACAGCGCTACAGGCTCACTTGCTTATAAAATGTATAAAGGGAATACAGAGGTTTACCTGTTCAAGCAGCTTTCGTTTATCATTCTGGGAATACTGCTGATCTATTTCCTGCACCGCGTGAACTATACTGTTTACTCGAGGGTGGCAACCATTTTATTTATGATATCGGTGCCGCTCCTGATCTATACATTGTTCTTCGGTGCAAAGATCAACGATGGCAGCCGGTGGATAAAACTGCCTGTTATTAATATGACAATACAAACGAGCGACCTGGCCAAGCTGGCGCTGTTTATGTATCTGTCGAGGCAACTGAGTAAGAAGCAGGAGGTGATCAAGGATTTCAGGAAAGGATTTCTTCCATTGATAACCCCTGTAGCCATTACCTGTATACTCATTATGCCGGCGAACCTGTCGAATGCATTGCTAACAGGAGCTATTTCGCTGTTGTTGCTTTTCATAGGCAGGGTGAGTGTGAAACATATTTTATTAGTAGTTGGGCTGGCTGCAATACCTATAGCACTGCTGATAGGTGTTGCTGTTTCGACCTACGACGGTGGAGCCAGGGAAGGAGTAAGGCCTACCGTTAAAACCGCTACGGTGGAAACCGGCGGAGTACTGATTCGTTTTAAAACCTGGGTCAAACGTGTCCAGGATTTTATATATGCGAAAGATGAAGAAGTGCCTTACCAGGTACAACAGGCCAAGATGGCGATAGCCAACGGGGGAGTGGTGTTTGGCCTGGGACCCGGTAACAGCCGGCAGCGGAACTACCTGCCGCAGGCTTATAACGACTTTATTTATTCGATCATCATTGAAGAGTATGGATTGCTGGGGGGAGCATTTATAGTGTTCATTTACCTGCTGTTCCTCTTCCGGTGTATCAGGATCTTCCGCCGATGTCCTTATGCCTTTGGGGCTTTCCTGGCATTAGGACTAAGCTTTACGCTGGTGATACAGGCGTTGGCGAATATGGCGGTAAACGTAAATATTGTTCCGGTAACGGGGGTAACCCTGCCGCTGGTGAGTATGGGGGGCAGTTCTTTCCTCTTTACCTGTGCAGCTATCGGAATTATTTTGAGTGTAGCCAGAAACCTGGAACAGATGGAGGGTAAAGAAGAACCTCTGCCTGTGACTGCCGATACGGCTGCTAAAACAGCAGTAGTAACGGCATAA
- the murG gene encoding undecaprenyldiphospho-muramoylpentapeptide beta-N-acetylglucosaminyltransferase has product MSNRIIIAGGGTGGHIFPAIAIANAIRQQQPDTQFLFVGAKGKMEMERVPQAGYDIKGIDIAGFNRSSLFKNLSLPFKLIKSFFQVRSIISGFKPDAVIGVGGYSSFPVLRVAQQRNIPTFIHESNSFAGKSNILLGKKAVRVFVASEGMEKFFPAGKLQITGNPVRKSIAGADISRAEALAFFGLAENKKTILVVGGSLGARSINEAISSHVRDLATLNLQLIWQTGKTGAQAYKHRGDAISNIWVNDFIVEMEKGYAAADVVISRAGAMAVSELCVVKKPTVFVPYPFAAEDHQTMNAKYLVDKEAALMVKDDEVKAKLFPAITQLAMDEAKQEKLRNNIARLAVTNADDVIATEVLAYIKKNTAS; this is encoded by the coding sequence ATGAGTAACAGAATTATCATAGCAGGAGGTGGTACAGGCGGGCACATATTCCCGGCTATCGCCATTGCCAATGCTATCAGGCAGCAGCAGCCCGATACGCAGTTCCTGTTTGTAGGCGCCAAAGGCAAAATGGAAATGGAGCGCGTACCACAAGCCGGCTATGATATAAAAGGAATTGATATTGCAGGTTTTAACCGCAGTTCGCTGTTTAAAAACCTTTCTCTTCCATTTAAGCTCATCAAAAGTTTCTTCCAGGTACGCAGCATTATCAGTGGCTTTAAACCGGATGCGGTGATAGGAGTAGGAGGGTATTCCAGCTTTCCGGTATTAAGGGTGGCGCAGCAAAGAAATATTCCTACGTTCATTCATGAGAGTAATTCTTTTGCCGGGAAGAGTAATATCCTGTTAGGTAAGAAAGCTGTGCGGGTATTTGTTGCCAGCGAAGGAATGGAAAAATTCTTTCCTGCCGGCAAACTGCAGATCACGGGTAACCCTGTTCGCAAGTCGATTGCCGGAGCGGATATCAGCCGTGCCGAAGCGCTTGCCTTCTTTGGCCTGGCGGAAAACAAAAAAACAATACTCGTGGTAGGTGGAAGCCTGGGTGCGCGCAGTATCAATGAAGCCATTTCAAGTCATGTGCGTGACCTGGCGACCCTTAACCTGCAGCTGATATGGCAAACAGGGAAAACAGGAGCCCAGGCCTATAAACACAGGGGTGATGCTATTTCTAACATATGGGTGAACGATTTCATCGTGGAAATGGAGAAGGGGTATGCAGCTGCCGATGTTGTGATTTCACGCGCGGGCGCTATGGCGGTAAGCGAATTGTGTGTAGTGAAAAAGCCAACAGTCTTTGTGCCTTATCCGTTTGCTGCCGAAGATCATCAGACTATGAATGCAAAATACCTGGTTGATAAGGAAGCGGCGCTGATGGTAAAAGACGATGAAGTGAAGGCGAAACTTTTTCCCGCCATCACGCAGTTGGCCATGGATGAAGCAAAGCAGGAAAAATTGAGGAACAATATTGCCCGGCTGGCCGTCACGAATGCAGATGATGTGATTGCCACTGAGGTATTAGCATATATAAAAAAGAACACAGCCTCGTAA
- the murC gene encoding UDP-N-acetylmuramate--L-alanine ligase, protein MTKLEQIKKIYFIGIGGIGMSALARYFMFRGARVSGYDRTETPLTKALVVEGIPVHYTADMEALPKDVDVVVYTPAIPASQEELVYYREHGYEVVKRSDVLQWITESSFNICVGGTHGKTTISTMVAHLLRHSEFGCNAFLGGISANYQTNFWSSEKNTAVIEADEYDRSFLKLVPDIAVITAMDPDHLDIYGTPEEVENAFIQFAGKIKPGGCLISKYGLSRGEELKAPSHITYSFDNNNADVYVTSLRVEEGAYIYNIKARGWQLENIKLLMGGLHNVENSIAAITVAKQLGISDDKIKAAVAAFRGVKRRFEYYLPEMHQTAPVLIDDYAHHPEELKALITGVRSLYGSQKCTVVFQPHLFSRTKDLAREFAESLDLADEVILLPIYPARELPVEGVTSNLIAGYMQRADKKLLAKEEMLTYLAEHKPGLVVMAGAGDIDALVLPVKQVLMQTAVE, encoded by the coding sequence ATGACAAAGCTGGAGCAGATAAAGAAAATTTATTTTATAGGTATCGGCGGCATTGGAATGAGCGCCCTGGCAAGGTATTTTATGTTCCGCGGCGCAAGGGTAAGTGGTTACGACCGCACGGAGACCCCGCTCACCAAGGCATTGGTAGTTGAAGGTATTCCCGTACACTATACTGCCGATATGGAAGCTTTGCCAAAGGATGTTGATGTGGTAGTATATACGCCCGCTATTCCTGCGAGCCAGGAAGAACTGGTGTATTATCGCGAACACGGCTATGAAGTGGTAAAGCGCAGCGATGTATTGCAATGGATCACTGAAAGTTCTTTTAATATCTGTGTTGGCGGAACGCACGGCAAAACAACCATCAGCACCATGGTAGCGCATTTGTTGCGCCACAGTGAATTCGGTTGTAATGCTTTCCTGGGTGGTATCTCTGCTAATTACCAGACTAATTTCTGGAGCAGTGAAAAGAATACCGCAGTTATTGAAGCCGATGAATACGATCGCAGCTTTCTGAAACTGGTGCCCGATATTGCGGTGATCACAGCAATGGATCCCGACCACCTGGATATTTATGGAACACCTGAAGAAGTTGAAAATGCTTTTATACAATTTGCCGGGAAAATAAAACCAGGTGGCTGTTTGATCAGTAAATATGGATTGTCGAGAGGTGAGGAGCTGAAGGCGCCAAGCCATATCACGTATAGCTTCGACAACAACAACGCCGATGTTTATGTAACATCCCTTCGCGTAGAAGAAGGTGCTTATATCTATAATATAAAAGCCCGCGGCTGGCAGCTTGAAAATATAAAGTTGCTTATGGGTGGGTTACATAATGTAGAAAACAGTATTGCTGCTATAACAGTTGCGAAACAACTGGGTATAAGTGATGATAAGATCAAAGCAGCAGTAGCTGCTTTCAGAGGGGTTAAGCGCAGATTTGAATATTATCTTCCGGAAATGCATCAAACGGCACCGGTATTGATAGATGATTATGCACACCATCCCGAAGAATTGAAGGCATTGATCACAGGTGTGAGAAGTTTATATGGTTCCCAAAAATGTACTGTAGTATTTCAGCCGCATCTGTTCAGCAGAACAAAGGATCTCGCAAGAGAATTTGCAGAGAGTCTTGATCTTGCTGATGAAGTAATACTATTACCAATTTATCCCGCACGCGAATTACCGGTGGAAGGTGTTACAAGTAACCTCATCGCAGGATACATGCAACGTGCAGATAAAAAGTTATTGGCTAAGGAAGAAATGCTCACTTACCTGGCAGAACATAAACCAGGGCTGGTGGTCATGGCAGGTGCAGGAGATATTGATGCGCTGGTATTACCGGTGAAGCAGGTACTAATGCAAACAGCTGTTGAATAA
- a CDS encoding cell division protein FtsQ/DivIB, with product MSWRKKIQTIAWCLLAVGIIVLLVAAAQKKDSLHCADIHIEIEGAEEHVFVDEKQVLQLLNKAGAVKGRAIASIPLRSLERTVRADTWIKEAELFFDNNQVLQVKITEREPLARVFTLQGQSFYIDSSGTRLPLSDRLTARVPVFTSFPGNKGRLSAPDSAVLKDIKLLATTIAAHPFWMELISQVDITPQRTYQLIPQLGNQVIELGPATDVETKLNKLYSFYKQVWAKNGFEKYEKVDVQYEGQIVAVRKGEGKPVIDSATAMQELTNSIIMAGGIPAADTMKKPAVVTTPPPAPKTAQQPKPGTAVNRQTPKPKPAAPPQKGGKPKKQPRAVMPARH from the coding sequence ATGAGCTGGAGGAAGAAAATACAAACCATTGCCTGGTGTTTACTGGCGGTAGGCATTATTGTACTGCTGGTAGCAGCGGCACAAAAAAAGGACAGTCTTCATTGCGCCGATATCCATATCGAGATCGAAGGCGCCGAGGAGCATGTGTTTGTAGATGAAAAACAGGTATTGCAACTGCTTAATAAGGCAGGCGCTGTAAAAGGAAGGGCAATAGCATCTATTCCGCTGCGAAGCCTGGAACGTACAGTAAGAGCAGATACCTGGATTAAAGAAGCGGAATTGTTCTTTGATAATAACCAGGTGCTGCAGGTAAAGATAACAGAGCGTGAGCCGCTGGCAAGGGTGTTTACGCTTCAGGGGCAATCGTTTTACATCGACAGCAGTGGAACCAGGCTTCCTTTAAGCGACAGGCTTACGGCACGGGTTCCGGTGTTCACCTCCTTTCCAGGTAACAAGGGAAGGCTGTCTGCTCCTGATAGCGCCGTGTTAAAGGATATCAAGCTGCTGGCGACGACGATAGCAGCGCATCCTTTCTGGATGGAGCTGATATCACAGGTAGACATAACGCCGCAACGCACCTATCAGCTGATACCGCAACTGGGTAACCAGGTGATAGAACTGGGGCCGGCAACGGATGTAGAAACAAAATTGAATAAGCTCTATAGTTTTTATAAACAGGTATGGGCAAAAAATGGATTTGAAAAATATGAAAAGGTAGATGTACAATACGAGGGGCAGATAGTTGCCGTAAGAAAGGGGGAGGGTAAACCGGTGATAGACTCGGCAACGGCGATGCAGGAATTAACGAACAGTATCATTATGGCAGGAGGAATACCTGCAGCAGATACAATGAAAAAACCGGCAGTAGTAACAACGCCGCCTCCGGCGCCTAAAACGGCTCAGCAGCCGAAACCAGGCACGGCGGTGAACAGGCAGACACCTAAACCCAAACCGGCAGCGCCACCCCAAAAAGGTGGCAAGCCTAAAAAACAACCAAGGGCAGTAATGCCTGCGAGACATTAA